One Vibrio quintilis DNA segment encodes these proteins:
- a CDS encoding 2-hydroxyacid dehydrogenase has translation MIDIAFFSAKSYDRTSFSQVADPALFRLHFHEFRLTETTAKMAAGFSVVCAFVNDELNDDVLTVLYEGGTRLIAMRCAGFDKVDLVAAKRLGMQVVRVPAYSPESVAEHTVGLMMSLNRRFHKAYQRTRDANFNLEGLVGFNFYGKTAGVIGTGKIGIAVIRILRGLGMEVLCYDPFENPQAIELGACYVSLDAIFSQADVITLHCPMTEENRNIINADAFAQMKDGVMIINTSRGGLLDSSAAIEALKAGRIGSLGLDVYENETELFFQDKSNDVIVDDVFRRLSACHNVLFTGHQAFLTEDALRNIATTTLGSAAAFEQGSLSGNELIDAA, from the coding sequence ATGATCGATATTGCTTTTTTTAGTGCCAAATCTTATGACAGGACTTCGTTTAGTCAGGTGGCTGATCCTGCGTTGTTCCGGCTTCATTTCCATGAATTTCGCCTGACTGAAACCACAGCAAAGATGGCAGCAGGATTTTCGGTGGTTTGTGCTTTTGTCAATGATGAGCTGAATGATGATGTGCTGACTGTACTTTATGAAGGTGGCACGCGGTTGATTGCGATGCGTTGTGCAGGCTTCGATAAAGTTGATTTAGTTGCGGCAAAACGACTGGGAATGCAGGTTGTCCGGGTGCCGGCTTATTCACCTGAGTCGGTCGCAGAACATACCGTTGGGTTAATGATGAGTTTGAATCGCCGTTTCCACAAAGCTTATCAGCGCACCCGGGACGCAAATTTTAATCTGGAAGGGCTGGTCGGGTTTAATTTCTATGGCAAAACAGCCGGAGTGATCGGCACAGGAAAAATCGGGATTGCAGTGATCCGGATTTTACGCGGCCTCGGTATGGAAGTGTTGTGTTATGACCCGTTTGAAAATCCGCAGGCCATTGAGCTGGGCGCCTGTTATGTGTCGCTGGATGCTATCTTTTCACAGGCTGATGTGATCACCTTACACTGTCCGATGACGGAGGAAAACCGCAATATTATCAATGCAGATGCATTTGCACAGATGAAAGATGGTGTGATGATTATCAATACCAGCCGGGGCGGATTACTTGATTCAAGCGCCGCGATAGAAGCCTTGAAAGCCGGCCGGATAGGCTCGCTCGGACTGGATGTTTATGAAAACGAGACGGAGCTGTTTTTTCAGGACAAGTCGAATGACGTGATTGTTGACGATGTTTTCCGCCGTCTCTCAGCCTGCCACAATGTATTGTTTACCGGGCATCAGGCATTTCTGACTGAAGATGCGTTGCGTAACATTGCGACAACAACACTCGGCAGCGCGGCTGCATTTGAACAGGGTAGCCTGTCAGGCAATGAACTGATTGATGCGGCGTAA
- the ahpF gene encoding alkyl hydroperoxide reductase subunit F — translation MLDQTIQQQLKQYLTNLKEDIRLVVSLDESKASDDVQSLASQIAQLSDRITVVRDDHASDRKPVMSIQNPEKGTSLRFAGLPMGHEFTSLVLALLHSGGHPMKLEADQIKQIAALDKTLDVEVFISLSCQNCPDVVQAFNMMAAINPKIKATMIDGALFQDEVKQRDIMAVPSVFVNGELFGQGRMSLTEILNKVDDSASEKAAKALNEKDPYDVLVVGGGPGGSAAALYAARKGIRTGVVAKRFGGQVMDTMAIENFISVKRTEGPKLATDLGEHLKEYDVDVVTEQQAEKLMSSAHTDDGLIHVQLASGAVLKSQSVILSPGARWREMNVPGEQEYRNKGVAYCPHCDGPLFKGKRTAVIGGGNSGIEAAIDLAGIVEHVTVLEFADVLRADQVLIDKANSLPNIDIITMAQTTEVVGDGKRVTSLQYKDRNTDEIKTLILSGIFVQIGLVPNTEWLKDSEVQLSPRGEIEVGSHGETSMEGVFAAGDATTVPYKQIIIAMGEGAKASLGAFDYLIRKQS, via the coding sequence ATGCTAGACCAAACGATTCAACAACAACTCAAACAATATCTGACCAATTTAAAAGAAGATATTCGTCTGGTGGTGAGCCTGGACGAAAGCAAAGCATCGGACGATGTTCAGTCTCTTGCCAGCCAGATTGCGCAATTAAGTGACCGTATTACGGTTGTGCGCGATGATCATGCCAGTGATCGTAAACCGGTTATGTCCATTCAAAACCCGGAGAAAGGTACATCTCTGCGGTTTGCCGGCCTGCCAATGGGACACGAGTTCACCTCACTTGTTCTGGCACTGCTTCATTCCGGCGGACACCCAATGAAGCTCGAAGCTGACCAGATTAAACAGATTGCCGCGTTAGATAAAACACTTGATGTTGAAGTCTTTATTTCTCTGTCATGTCAGAACTGTCCGGACGTGGTTCAGGCATTCAACATGATGGCGGCAATTAACCCGAAAATTAAAGCGACCATGATTGATGGCGCGCTGTTTCAGGATGAAGTGAAACAACGCGATATCATGGCTGTTCCCAGTGTTTTTGTGAATGGTGAGCTGTTTGGTCAGGGTCGTATGTCTCTGACTGAAATCCTCAATAAAGTGGATGACAGCGCCAGTGAGAAAGCAGCAAAAGCATTAAATGAAAAAGATCCTTATGACGTACTTGTTGTCGGTGGTGGCCCGGGTGGCAGCGCAGCCGCTTTATATGCAGCCCGTAAAGGCATCCGTACCGGCGTGGTCGCGAAGCGCTTTGGCGGACAGGTCATGGATACGATGGCGATTGAGAATTTCATCTCTGTGAAACGCACCGAAGGACCGAAGTTAGCGACGGATCTTGGCGAACATCTGAAAGAGTACGATGTCGACGTTGTGACCGAGCAACAGGCTGAAAAGCTGATGAGTAGCGCACATACAGACGATGGACTGATTCATGTTCAGCTGGCAAGTGGTGCGGTTCTGAAGAGTCAAAGTGTGATTCTGAGTCCGGGAGCCCGCTGGCGTGAAATGAATGTTCCGGGTGAACAGGAATACCGCAATAAAGGCGTGGCATACTGCCCACACTGTGACGGTCCGCTATTTAAAGGTAAACGGACTGCCGTGATTGGCGGTGGTAACTCAGGCATTGAAGCAGCGATTGACTTGGCAGGTATTGTTGAACATGTGACCGTGCTTGAATTTGCTGATGTGCTGCGCGCTGATCAGGTCTTGATTGATAAAGCGAACTCACTGCCGAACATCGACATCATTACCATGGCTCAAACCACGGAAGTTGTGGGTGATGGTAAACGTGTCACCAGTCTTCAGTACAAAGACCGCAACACCGATGAAATCAAAACGCTGATCCTGTCAGGTATCTTCGTCCAGATTGGTCTTGTTCCGAATACCGAGTGGCTGAAAGACTCAGAGGTGCAACTTTCACCACGCGGTGAAATTGAAGTTGGCAGTCACGGTGAAACCAGCATGGAAGGCGTATTTGCCGCGGGTGACGCAACCACAGTGCCTTACAAACAGATCATCATTGCAATGGGTGAAGGGGCAAAAGCCAGTTTAGGCGCATTTGATTACCTCATTCGTAAGCAAAGCTAA
- the ahpC gene encoding alkyl hydroperoxide reductase subunit C encodes MINTKIKPFSATAFKQGEFVEVTEQDVLGKWAVFFFYPADFTFVCPTELGDLADQYEELQKRGVEVYSVSTDTHFTHKAWHDSSDTIGKINYYMLGDQNGSITNNFGVMREGQGLADRATFLIDPEGVIQAMEITAEGIGRDADDLLRKVKAAQYVAAHPGEVCPAKWKEGEETLAPSLDLVGKI; translated from the coding sequence ATGATCAACACTAAAATCAAACCATTCAGCGCGACTGCATTCAAACAAGGTGAATTCGTTGAAGTAACAGAACAGGATGTTCTGGGTAAATGGGCTGTATTCTTCTTCTACCCTGCTGACTTTACCTTTGTTTGCCCAACTGAGCTTGGCGACCTGGCTGACCAGTATGAAGAACTTCAAAAGCGCGGTGTTGAAGTGTACTCAGTCTCAACTGACACGCATTTCACTCATAAAGCATGGCATGATAGTTCAGACACTATTGGTAAAATCAACTACTACATGCTGGGCGACCAGAATGGCAGCATCACCAATAACTTCGGTGTGATGCGTGAAGGTCAGGGTCTTGCAGACCGTGCCACTTTCCTGATTGACCCTGAAGGTGTGATTCAGGCAATGGAAATCACTGCTGAAGGCATCGGCCGTGACGCTGACGACCTGCTGCGTAAAGTGAAAGCTGCTCAATACGTTGCGGCTCACCCAGGTGAAGTTTGCCCGGCGAAATGGAAAGAAGGTGAAGAAACTCTGGCGCCTTCTCTGGACCTTGTCGGCAAAATCTAA
- a CDS encoding alkaline phosphatase yields MFNVKKIIIISSVLISAAANAAQEPKYVFYMIGDGMSSAQRQITEYYAQEQKHDPNYHLAINSMPVSGIITTQSASSLVTDSAAAGTALATGMKTNNGVIAMTPDGKKLSTLLEGAQKQGKATGLITTTRLTHATPATFAAKNKNRNAENEIAVDYVNSGVDFFAGGGFRHFITGQGSKRKDDRNLVDEFKHKGYRTFIGKDSSQYFLNYQPQSGDHIFAAFTKSHLPYSIDRKVTPSLAQITKKGIDLLSKDKDGFFLMVEGGRIDHAAHANDVAGVIGDTLAFDKAVKTALKFYQQHPKETLIVVVGDHETGGMGLGMGKQYFMNLDRIVNFKESVEDKLQKTYNGDRAAFYKHIGNKFGLTDLTAKEKAKIEAAMDFVDAGKKDKTKVWGGYDPVAMTVAHITSRRAGVYWTSYAHTAVQLPVSSIGVDSASFGGFGDNTDVAKKLAKAMDVKIGL; encoded by the coding sequence ATGTTCAATGTCAAAAAAATTATAATCATCAGTTCTGTTTTGATCAGTGCAGCGGCCAATGCTGCTCAGGAACCTAAATATGTATTCTATATGATTGGCGACGGTATGAGCTCTGCCCAACGTCAGATCACGGAATACTACGCACAGGAACAAAAGCATGATCCTAACTATCATTTAGCTATCAACTCTATGCCGGTTTCCGGCATTATTACCACGCAATCTGCCAGTTCTCTGGTTACCGATTCAGCAGCAGCAGGCACGGCACTGGCAACGGGAATGAAAACCAATAATGGTGTCATCGCAATGACACCGGATGGCAAAAAACTGAGCACGTTACTGGAAGGTGCGCAGAAGCAGGGAAAAGCGACAGGCCTGATCACCACCACACGTCTGACCCACGCCACCCCGGCAACATTTGCGGCAAAAAATAAAAACCGCAATGCAGAAAATGAAATTGCAGTCGATTATGTTAATTCCGGCGTCGACTTCTTTGCCGGCGGTGGTTTCCGCCATTTCATCACCGGCCAGGGTTCCAAGCGCAAAGATGATCGTAATTTGGTCGATGAATTCAAACATAAAGGGTACCGGACATTTATCGGCAAGGATTCAAGCCAGTATTTCCTCAACTATCAGCCACAATCCGGCGATCATATTTTCGCCGCGTTTACCAAGTCTCACTTGCCTTATTCAATTGATCGCAAGGTCACACCATCACTGGCTCAAATAACCAAAAAAGGGATTGATCTGTTATCGAAAGATAAAGACGGTTTCTTCCTGATGGTTGAAGGTGGCCGGATTGACCATGCTGCTCACGCAAATGATGTTGCGGGTGTGATTGGTGATACACTTGCGTTCGATAAAGCAGTCAAAACAGCACTGAAGTTTTATCAGCAGCATCCGAAAGAAACCCTGATAGTTGTGGTGGGTGACCATGAAACCGGTGGTATGGGACTGGGCATGGGAAAACAGTATTTCATGAATCTCGACCGGATTGTGAACTTTAAAGAATCGGTAGAAGATAAACTGCAGAAAACTTATAACGGTGACCGGGCTGCATTTTATAAGCATATCGGTAACAAGTTTGGTCTGACCGACCTGACAGCAAAAGAAAAAGCGAAAATTGAAGCTGCTATGGATTTTGTTGATGCTGGTAAGAAAGATAAAACCAAAGTCTGGGGTGGTTATGATCCGGTTGCAATGACAGTAGCGCACATCACATCAAGACGAGCCGGTGTTTACTGGACATCTTATGCACATACGGCGGTACAGCTTCCTGTTTCCTCCATCGGCGTCGATTCTGCCAGCTTTGGCGGATTCGGGGATAATACAGATGTTGCAAAAAAACTGGCGAAAGCGATGGACGTAAAAATTGGTTTGTAA
- a CDS encoding YibE/F family protein: MRGLILMCAVLIAGALFGAVFHSGDGQLSHQIGEVVSVNNDRVTIIGTARVGDQQLTVRLGQNQQVKTANLLTGAMEYDEFYQVGDKVVVAEQHDRYHVVALFRLPVLIGLMILFSVGLLGYARRVGLYSLLSFIGSIAIIFGLLIPGLLAGFSPILITCLTVIVLSSMIILSVAGWTYKGKAALSGTVIGLIVTTVLCIVVGKMLHLDGMTQPLAQPLLFENEMRLDMAGILYAAILVGASGAAMDVAMEMAATMEEIQYNSPEISRMNLLKSGLRVGNAVIGTMTTTLLLAYAGGFLTLLMLFTTRGNSLMQILNMKLVASEICRTLIGSMALIIVAPATAWIASLMLTRQKPVVAGISRKQEVSH, translated from the coding sequence ATGCGTGGTCTTATTCTTATGTGCGCGGTGCTGATCGCCGGTGCACTCTTCGGGGCTGTTTTTCACTCCGGTGACGGGCAGCTTTCTCATCAAATCGGTGAAGTAGTTTCTGTTAATAACGACCGGGTTACCATTATCGGAACAGCCCGGGTCGGGGATCAGCAGCTCACCGTCAGGCTCGGACAAAATCAGCAGGTCAAAACCGCAAATCTGCTGACAGGTGCGATGGAATATGATGAGTTCTATCAGGTTGGCGACAAGGTGGTCGTCGCAGAGCAGCACGATCGTTACCATGTTGTCGCTTTATTTCGTCTGCCGGTGCTGATTGGTCTGATGATCTTATTTTCGGTGGGTTTACTCGGTTACGCCCGGCGGGTTGGTCTCTATTCCCTGCTTTCTTTTATCGGATCAATTGCGATTATTTTTGGTTTGCTGATCCCCGGACTGCTGGCCGGATTTTCACCGATACTGATCACCTGTCTCACGGTCATTGTGCTGAGCAGCATGATTATTCTTTCTGTCGCCGGATGGACGTATAAAGGCAAAGCCGCTTTATCAGGGACAGTCATCGGTCTGATTGTGACCACGGTGCTTTGTATTGTCGTTGGAAAAATGCTTCATCTGGACGGGATGACACAACCTCTGGCACAACCGTTACTGTTTGAAAATGAAATGCGGCTGGATATGGCAGGTATTCTTTATGCGGCCATTCTGGTCGGTGCCAGTGGCGCAGCGATGGATGTTGCGATGGAAATGGCAGCGACCATGGAAGAGATTCAGTATAACAGCCCGGAAATCAGCCGGATGAATCTGCTGAAATCCGGATTACGGGTCGGGAACGCTGTCATCGGAACCATGACCACAACATTACTGCTTGCTTATGCCGGTGGTTTTCTGACCTTGTTGATGCTTTTTACAACACGTGGCAATAGCCTGATGCAGATTCTGAACATGAAGCTGGTCGCTTCTGAAATCTGCCGGACGCTGATAGGAAGTATGGCGCTGATTATCGTTGCCCCTGCAACCGCCTGGATTGCCAGTCTGATGCTAACCCGGCAAAAGCCGGTAGTCGCGGGCATTAGCAGAAAGCAGGAAGTGAGTCACTGA
- a CDS encoding transposase produces MTTPRSQQIDLAVTPYYHCVSRCVRRSFLCGEDAVSGRSYEHRRDWLEQRILKLANIYCIDICAYAVMTNHYHLVLHINRPKAQSLTDQQVIERWQQEHRLPLLLQRYIKRQCTCTAEFKRCQHIIQQWRERLCSLSWMMKELNFEIAVQANREDGCTGHFWEGRFKSQALLDEAALLAAMTYVDLNPVRAKMAKTPETSEYTSLKKRLDALEKNQPTPHNLYPFTGYEHQEQPDGIPFRLTDYIGWVDFAGRQIRADKRGWIDERQPTILTRLSLSQSEILKIIANLERRRCLWIGSTARLTSAKQFFNKTRIDGLRI; encoded by the coding sequence ATGACGACACCCCGCTCCCAACAAATTGACCTGGCTGTAACACCTTATTATCACTGTGTCTCCCGCTGTGTACGCCGGTCATTTCTATGCGGAGAAGATGCCGTTTCTGGCCGCTCCTATGAGCACCGGCGGGACTGGCTGGAGCAACGTATTCTCAAACTGGCAAATATCTACTGTATCGATATCTGCGCTTATGCGGTGATGACCAATCACTATCATTTAGTCTTACATATCAATCGCCCGAAAGCTCAATCACTGACGGATCAACAGGTCATTGAACGCTGGCAGCAAGAACACAGACTCCCTTTATTACTTCAGCGATACATCAAGCGTCAATGTACCTGCACAGCAGAATTCAAACGCTGTCAACATATCATTCAACAATGGCGGGAACGTTTATGCTCCCTGAGCTGGATGATGAAGGAGCTAAACTTTGAAATTGCCGTTCAGGCGAATCGTGAAGATGGCTGTACCGGTCACTTTTGGGAGGGCAGATTTAAATCACAGGCCTTATTGGATGAAGCAGCACTGCTTGCGGCCATGACTTATGTTGATCTCAATCCGGTCCGGGCCAAAATGGCAAAAACGCCGGAAACCTCTGAATACACCTCGCTGAAAAAACGGCTGGATGCGCTGGAAAAGAATCAACCAACACCACATAACCTTTATCCATTTACCGGTTATGAACATCAGGAGCAGCCTGATGGTATTCCTTTCCGGCTGACAGACTATATCGGATGGGTTGATTTCGCTGGCAGGCAAATTCGCGCAGACAAACGTGGATGGATCGATGAACGCCAACCTACAATTCTCACCCGGTTATCCCTCTCTCAATCCGAAATCCTGAAGATCATAGCCAACCTTGAACGAAGGCGATGCTTATGGATCGGTAGCACCGCAAGACTTACATCTGCAAAACAATTCTTTAATAAAACAAGAATCGATGGTTTAAGAATCTAA
- a CDS encoding aminotransferase class I/II-fold pyridoxal phosphate-dependent enzyme, producing the protein MKIYPRYQPDIQLSDFCATLSSYLTPLNRLRLENDILSFWQHREHVTISFSVRTAFDSLLTAMDYPENSEILMSAINIKDMVQIVESHHLKVVPVDLQIQDMSVLPQHLEAALSANTKVFVFAQLYGTIIDLKPIADLCKQRHILLIEDCAQAFCGSQYQGSPHADISLFSFGTIKSSTALGGAVVVARTHSEIEKIERVESGYPIKAERWFLLKTLKYLLLKLALSPVIYGLLIQLLSFLRFDSEQAINTLAKSFPHDPLAPQIRFRPPLHLLYLLRRRLQAHDDDKFKHRGQTTRQFLNKLDESIVIPAKHAGFHSFWVVPLLTHNPKQLQNKLLQHGFDSTQAKHSQAAIRTTETSFQPVNAAFIMDNVVYLPTLTEIGQADRDRLAKLLNEYFTEDL; encoded by the coding sequence ATGAAAATTTATCCGCGTTATCAACCCGATATTCAACTCTCTGATTTTTGTGCCACGCTCTCATCGTATCTGACACCATTAAACCGTCTCAGACTGGAAAACGACATTCTGTCATTCTGGCAGCACCGCGAACATGTGACTATCAGCTTCAGCGTCAGAACAGCGTTTGACAGTCTCCTCACAGCCATGGATTATCCAGAAAATTCAGAAATTTTAATGAGTGCGATTAACATTAAAGACATGGTGCAAATTGTTGAAAGTCATCACCTCAAAGTCGTCCCCGTCGATTTACAAATTCAGGATATGTCTGTCCTGCCCCAACACCTTGAAGCTGCCCTGTCAGCCAACACAAAAGTTTTCGTCTTTGCACAGCTCTATGGGACGATCATCGATCTGAAACCGATCGCCGACCTGTGTAAGCAACGGCATATTCTGCTCATTGAAGATTGTGCACAAGCCTTTTGCGGCAGTCAGTATCAGGGCAGTCCACATGCTGACATCAGCCTGTTCAGCTTTGGCACAATTAAATCTTCCACGGCACTGGGTGGTGCCGTGGTTGTTGCCAGGACACACAGTGAAATAGAAAAAATTGAACGGGTTGAATCCGGATATCCAATCAAAGCAGAACGGTGGTTTTTGCTGAAAACCCTGAAATATCTGCTTCTGAAACTCGCCTTGTCTCCCGTCATCTACGGGCTGTTAATCCAGCTGCTGAGTTTTCTCCGGTTCGATTCAGAGCAGGCCATCAATACATTAGCAAAAAGCTTCCCTCATGACCCTTTAGCGCCACAAATCCGCTTCCGGCCACCGCTTCACTTACTGTATCTCTTACGGAGACGACTTCAGGCACACGATGACGATAAATTTAAGCACCGGGGACAGACAACAAGACAATTTCTGAACAAATTAGATGAGTCAATTGTGATACCGGCAAAACACGCAGGTTTTCACTCTTTCTGGGTCGTTCCCCTGCTGACACACAACCCGAAACAATTACAGAACAAGCTTTTACAACATGGTTTTGATTCAACTCAGGCGAAACACAGTCAGGCAGCGATCCGGACAACAGAAACGTCATTTCAGCCTGTTAACGCGGCCTTCATTATGGATAACGTTGTCTACTTACCCACACTGACAGAAATTGGTCAAGCTGATCGGGACAGGCTTGCCAAATTATTGAATGAATATTTTACAGAAGATCTTTGA
- a CDS encoding DUF1330 domain-containing protein, translated as MTCLVIVDVTPVDPELLSQYSAKAAETLVPYNGQFIAKGETEVLHGEAAHPLKAVIRFPDKESARNWYSSEAYQAIIPLREQAIISHFHMI; from the coding sequence ATGACTTGTTTAGTGATCGTTGATGTTACTCCGGTTGATCCGGAGCTTCTTTCTCAATACAGCGCAAAAGCGGCTGAAACCCTGGTGCCATACAATGGACAGTTCATTGCAAAAGGAGAAACAGAAGTACTGCATGGTGAAGCGGCTCATCCGCTCAAAGCCGTCATCCGGTTTCCGGATAAAGAAAGTGCCCGTAACTGGTATAGCAGCGAAGCGTATCAGGCTATCATTCCGCTACGCGAACAAGCCATCATCAGCCATTTCCATATGATCTGA
- a CDS encoding LysR family transcriptional regulator → MNTIKLAPLLLIFVEVANKRSFTLAAKKLGLSKSAISQQIKRLEEATGQQLLVRNTRGVILTSVGESLLARSELLREQLSLALTELDCVKDQPAGSFRVSIPPLFDKNVLVPALRQLCIEFPLIKPEIIVTARWQDLIEHSLDAAIFGGNLKDCNYRALSIGKVTEIFCASPGYLKQYGEVKSIDDLSGHKFIQAPWQYNALELFNPEKTAHWHITVEPCAITTGVDTALQMALHDMGIVLYPGFLAEPEILRERLVRVLPDITGKSWHFYFIHQYSGDKPRHVSRFYQLFCHYFKTVHLF, encoded by the coding sequence ATGAACACAATAAAGCTTGCACCATTACTGCTGATTTTTGTTGAAGTCGCTAACAAACGCTCCTTTACCCTGGCAGCCAAAAAACTGGGGCTCAGTAAATCAGCCATCAGCCAGCAAATTAAACGTCTGGAAGAAGCTACCGGGCAGCAGCTATTGGTACGCAATACACGCGGTGTCATCTTAACTTCTGTCGGAGAAAGCTTGCTGGCACGCAGTGAACTGCTACGGGAGCAATTGAGCCTGGCATTAACAGAATTAGACTGCGTCAAAGATCAGCCGGCTGGCAGCTTTCGGGTGTCCATTCCGCCCCTGTTTGACAAGAATGTTTTAGTTCCGGCACTGCGACAGTTGTGTATTGAGTTTCCGCTGATCAAACCCGAAATTATCGTCACCGCCCGGTGGCAGGATCTGATCGAACATAGTCTGGATGCCGCGATCTTTGGCGGCAACCTGAAAGACTGCAATTATCGCGCGTTATCAATTGGGAAGGTGACCGAAATATTTTGTGCCTCTCCCGGATATCTCAAACAATACGGGGAAGTAAAAAGTATTGATGACCTGTCAGGCCATAAATTTATTCAGGCACCATGGCAATATAATGCGTTAGAACTGTTCAATCCTGAAAAAACAGCTCACTGGCATATCACGGTTGAACCCTGCGCCATCACCACCGGCGTCGACACGGCACTGCAAATGGCTCTCCATGACATGGGCATCGTCCTGTACCCCGGTTTTCTGGCTGAACCCGAAATTCTCAGAGAGCGCTTAGTCAGAGTCCTTCCTGACATCACCGGAAAAAGCTGGCATTTTTACTTTATCCATCAGTACAGCGGAGACAAACCGCGCCACGTCAGCCGTTTTTATCAGTTGTTCTGTCATTATTTTAAAACAGTTCACCTGTTCTGA
- a CDS encoding VCBS repeat-containing protein yields MIQNKLLAALSLTVLSGSALAADEPAWTSSLWLNSFGYNAGGWRVEQHPRILADVNGDGLDDIVGFAHSGVVVATSTGSGFNAPYLWVEGYGYKAGGWRIGVHPRMMADVNGQLWLQRGSMAGRKSPENDDRCQRRWQSGCGWIR; encoded by the coding sequence ATGATACAGAATAAATTACTGGCTGCGCTGAGCTTAACGGTACTCAGTGGTTCAGCTTTGGCAGCTGATGAACCCGCCTGGACATCGTCTCTGTGGCTGAATAGTTTTGGTTATAATGCCGGAGGCTGGCGGGTTGAACAACATCCAAGAATTCTGGCAGATGTCAACGGTGACGGGCTGGATGATATTGTCGGATTTGCTCACAGCGGCGTTGTCGTGGCAACCTCGACCGGTTCCGGATTCAATGCACCTTATCTGTGGGTTGAAGGTTATGGCTATAAAGCGGGTGGCTGGCGAATTGGGGTTCATCCAAGAATGATGGCAGATGTCAATGGGCAGTTATGGCTACAACGCGGGTCAATGGCGGGTCGAAAATCACCCGAGAATGATGACAGATGTCAACGGCGATGGCAAAGCGGATGTGGTTGGATTCGGTAA
- a CDS encoding FG-GAP repeat domain-containing protein produces the protein MSMGSYGYNAGQWRVENHPRMMTDVNGDGKADVVGFGNAGVYVSLSTGTGFTSPSLWVKQYGHDAGGGRVTKHPRMMADVNGDGKADVVGFSDDGVYYSLSQKTSFASPVHAIQKFGYVADGWRIDKHPRMMADINGDGKADIVGFANNGVHVSLSPLSK, from the coding sequence ATGTCAATGGGCAGTTATGGCTACAACGCGGGTCAATGGCGGGTCGAAAATCACCCGAGAATGATGACAGATGTCAACGGCGATGGCAAAGCGGATGTGGTTGGATTCGGTAACGCAGGAGTATACGTATCCCTGTCAACCGGAACAGGTTTTACTTCGCCCTCTTTGTGGGTCAAGCAGTATGGTCACGATGCGGGTGGCGGGCGGGTCACCAAACATCCGAGAATGATGGCAGATGTCAACGGCGACGGTAAAGCGGATGTGGTCGGATTTTCTGATGACGGGGTTTATTACTCTCTGTCACAGAAAACCAGCTTTGCTTCTCCAGTGCATGCTATCCAAAAATTTGGTTATGTCGCTGATGGCTGGCGGATTGATAAGCATCCGAGAATGATGGCGGATATCAATGGTGACGGCAAAGCGGATATTGTTGGTTTTGCCAATAATGGTGTTCATGTGTCTTTATCGCCACTGTCGAAATAA